The sequence TCTCGCAAGAAAGATTGAATGAgcgtattgaaaataaaatcaattagcCTGTTAAAGCATGGCCTGCAAATTGATTTTCCGAGTGACTCGTATATAATACACTGTTTTAGGCGCGTTTTAACATTCTTTCTGTTCTCGAACAAAAATTTCCTGAATTTTTGTTTGAAAGCAGCAAACGCTAGTAATCCGATAGAATAGAGGGTATTATTGGGCATATGCATATCTCTTGTTTGAGCCTTTAGTTTTGAAAATGAATAGTCCTCATTGTTCAAGTACTCAACATCTTGCACTGCCTTCAATTTCGCACGGCATTTTTCGTGTGACAATTTGGAAATGGCAATTCCAAGGATGTAAACCAAAGCATTTAGATCCTTTTTCTGAGCTATCAAAGGGATGTTCTGATCTAGCGGCTCGTTTTTGAATGAGGGTGATTCTTCAATATGTGTATCCGTTTCCACGAGATCCTCCTCGTTGAGCATTGGCTGCCGACCGtcgttttcacaatttttacctTCATCGAAGACCTCGTTTGCGACAGTTAACATAGCATATTTGAATGCGCTGCTAAACTGGAATGTATTAGGAGCATCGTTAAATCTACAACGTCTTCGAATCtcagaaaaaaagttttccaaaCAATCCTGGCAGAATGAATTCGTGCACATGTAGTTACAGGCATATTTGGTTCTCAATTTTTCCCATATCCACAAAAGTGCGTTGATATTGCCTATGAAACCTTTTAGGTAAGCAGGGATTCTTTGGGCAGCTGTTAGCTTCTTCGCTTCTTCTTTCGCCTAGAAAAATGTATTATTGTAATACATATTACCAAGAATTTCCTTTGCGTGCCTAAGGAAATCGACGTGGAAAGAATTTTCGGTGATTGGCGTTCTGTATGGCTAACAAGAAACACAAATACATAGAAAGTATAGTTAGTATCGTTAGATAATTATTTAAGAAAACTAACTTTTCCGATTGAGGCCGCGTAGCGTTCTTTAGAAGTTGAAGGTGTCGAAAAGTTTGTCGTGGAATTCAACAAATGCTGCTGTTTGTAAAGCTTCACCACACAGTTCCTCTGTTTCAACATAATGTTTTATCGCGATTGATGTTGATTCACTTAACGTACGTGTTGCCAGAGGTACGTTCATTTTTGTGAAAGGTGGTAATGTTATACATTTGTGATTCAATTTTGGAACCAGCCGTAGAGAAGAAGTTACGTCAGTGTCATATAATTCTTTTATATGCTGAAAAGAAGCTATTCCACCTTCGAACACTGCATTGTGCTTTAATAAAGCATTCCGCGTGTTTTCAACAGATGAGGCGTGTCGTATGGAATGGCAATATCTTCACCGCCTATGTTGATTAGAGGATCGGCATGGGTGGCGCCAGCTTCACGGATCATTTTTTGATTCGTTGTGCACTGATCCATCACAAGGGCTATTGGTATCAGCCCGATCTTTCTGATTGCCATAACACTCTTCTCAACAAATTTCATCTGCACGTGACTTCCAAGGCTGTTATGTGCAAGTAAATATCCTACAGGCTACAAGTTAGTGGttaagtttttggaaaaaaatattaataatacgCCAAACGAGTTTAGCTACCTGTTTGAATCGACTGTATATTCCGGATGTCATCATTACCACCGCTTCAGTTGCCAGTCTCTgaggattatttttttcaattttacgtTCAGTGCcatcaaatggaaatccatagaATATGTCTGATTTTGCACAATACGTTAATTCAGGTTTGACAGACATCCCATCCAAGCAAACCATGACCAACTTATCTCTCTTAGGCTTAATGAATCGAGCTTTACACTTCATTCGCATAAGAATGGTTTTGTTCAAACCGGGAAGAATGCCGATACTCTTATTGTACCCGTAAACTGTGCTTTTATGGGGTAGAATAAAGTTTTTTGATCTTCGAACGAATCTATAAGTTCGTGGTCCACTAAGATATGCTCCAGAAGCAAACTTTTTGGTTTCTGGTTGATATCGTCGAGCTTTTGGGTGGCGCATTGCATTTTTTAAAGTATCAAGGATTATCGGATTTCTTCTGGCTTGTTCTCCAAGTTTTTCGTTgtcgtttttcttctttttaagaACGTTTATTTCTTCGCGCAAAGAAAAGAACAGCTTTTTATACCGGTTGGAAGCATTCAATCGGCGTTTGCTGGTTTGGTCTTGGACGAACATTTGGCGCCGAATAGATTTCATATTTTGTTTGAGCAGTTTTATGGTTAGCTCCCTTGATTTAAGGCTTTGACGTAGCGACGTTTCGGATGATACTACAGGAGGTGTGTTTTTATTTGGGTTGTCGCTGAACTGACGGAACGGCGGCGCCTCATCTTCGGTACCGGTATGATTATCAGGTCGGATCTCCATAACACCGTGAAGTTGGTCTTGCACAATAGTTCTGGATTCTCGTTCCTTTTCAGGAGATAGTTTAGATTGCGTTGATTAAAACCATCTGGCGAAATCATCATCTCCATCGATGAACTCAATAGTCGTTTCATTTGGTTCTGAGCTGAAATCACGACCATCGACAACATTCTTCGGAACATCTTCGGAAAGgttttcaaaatcgatttttgcgCGTGAAGAGGGAACAGCACCAGCTACTAGGCTGTGGAAACGGAAATGATACTACATTGATGTGTTATTCTTCATAAAATTTCACTGATTCGTGTATCTCaccctttatttttatttgtcgAATCCCGGAAAGAGCTCAATGAAAAATGATCAGAGCAAAGTTTTTTGTTTAGGAAAGCGTGATATCCCTGACTTTTGAAAGCCTCTGAAGCTTCTGGAGAATTGCAGGACTCCACCCAAAGGGAACATCTAACGATTGCATTAAATTGGCATAAATAAATTAGCAATAACGAGATACTACTTACAGTGCCTGGTTTTTGGGAAAACTGTAGAAAGAGACCTTTCCTAGTTTCCCTGGAATACCTTGATgatttccacaaaaataaaattcacaCTTCCGGCCCATTTGAAACAGTGCTTATTTtgaaaagtgcaaaaaaaaacaaaatcaaaacaaaacaaacttttgacaTCTGCTCTGTTGGCTCAGTGGCGCCACCTGGTTGCTTATTGCCACTTGCTAACATGGTCGCCATGTTTTTTACACATGTTGATTGATCGAGCTTGAACGTCTGTCTGCGGAATTACTAACGGGCAGACATCGAGAAATCTCACATTGATGGTTGCATAGCACTGTTCCTAACTAAACTGGCACCTTTGgactaaagacactataaatccaaaagagaatagcTTGATAGCTTGGTAAAAATTAAGCTGTTTAgacagatttttcaaaattgactgTAATTTGGTTTCTGGTGCATCAATTTGCACTATGTTCACCCTAttcaaagataaaaaaaaagtataaaatCAGTGTAAGTAAATTGTAAGAAAACTTAATTTTGTCAAGGTAAAATCTGTCGCAAAAAATAGTTGTAACTTCAcgaaaaattgactgttttcaATTTTCTAAGATGGACATATAAGCATTGAATTTATTATGAacaatttattattataaacaTACTAGtagacccgacaaacttcgtcTCTTCCAATTTCtgatttatgttttgcattCGCAATTTCTTTATTTGACGGGTAATAAATCGAGTATTCATAAACCTTCACGTgcaaaatttggttccatttacttgattagttctcgagatatgtagaaatttatgtttcatttgtatgggagtcccctTTCCTAGAGCGGGAAGGGGTCTCAAgttatcttaagaaccttccccggcttCAAAAACCCCTGCATAAAAAATGATGGTcgcccagtcaacattttgataCTTATTGCAAATGATATAGGTCACCATATACCTACAATGAATcatgtatataatgcacagaatcgccatatacctactaaagtggaggccgTATACGTACTGAACAGCGACTTTCTTGAGTTTGCGTAAGCATTAATACGATCTCGACCTCTGAATCTAAAAGCCGATACCCTACCATCGGTGCTACTTAGCAACTCTTGAAATGCATCACAATTTTGACAATCTTAATGTAGTTGAAAGTTTAGTATTGACAAGAGCTTTAATATTACAAATTGCGATACATACTACATTATACGATTTGAGTACTTCATTGTTGTATGTATAAAGATGAGTTGAATCATATATGGAAACTACATTTGATTATCCCGATAATGTTCATGCATAATAACGATAACGTATCATTCCAAGTGATTCTGCGCACATATTTACGATGTTGAAATGTCAACAACAGTAATGTTTTTTCACCGTTTACACCTCCGGGAtattttagatttagatttttaTTAATAGTGGTATACGAAGTGGTAATAAGCAGTGGAGTATTATATCAGCGATATTGGcattaagaaggaataaagtaagtgaaaataaattatttatatctGTAAGGTTCAGTGGGCTTCGATAAATACGCAGAAGAAAGTAGTCATAACGCTCATCAATATGCGACTTGCATAACAACGCGAGTCTGTATTCACGAGATTAGCGATCTAATCTGATTACACTGATATTGTTTATCTTAATTTACGACTTTTTCGAATACAATCGTAAATATTCCATACTAAGGTATTTTATACTTGGATTAAATCAAAGATGCCAAGAAGCAACAAGATAACCGAGTTCAAAACTTTTCATACATCTCACCGGAGACACTGAAATCAATGAAAGTGCTTCCATCTGTTGCACAAAAACTCAAGCATTAATACTATTTTTGAAGGTTTTTGTTTATCGTGTATCgagaatgtaaataaaaaaagagCACAAACGTCagttaggggaactgggggtaggacgcccacgttaaggaaaatgccatttttatcaatgaaaaccaccatttcagccagttttcatcagcgcatactgaagaacagcatatctgcgactgactaccgatgacagatatctaattgtacattttattgtacagaaatttgatttttaaaaagcacccgaaaaaaattgattttgaaattatgcggggtgagatgcgccagtggatgggttaaaacgcgcatgtgctttcgtactgattttcattttaattgcctacaataaggcaattaaccgaatgtttcagctgtttcggtcatacgaaatgagcatgagcgtactgccccacaccgacctcagaagtttgaaggcccatcaaatcgttttaagaccaattttgacgacgatttcgtgtggaacataaagaacacgagtaagcagcatggctcatggctcaatttttaatttatcaatgtataacagcgatagaaagactaaatttcaccgagctagaattgcatcaaaacacgcaaaaatcgtttttggagttttcatgtgtaactagagaaaatcatgaaatatatgtatccaatgtcaatatttttcattactttatcgtatagaccattgaaaataatcacaatggggatatttaaccttattcaggggtggcgcgttttaacccctatgggcgtgctacccccacttcccctacacGGCAACACAGGCAACACCATCTGTGTTTTTTTGTTTCTGCAACGAGATTGATTCGTGACTTCTGTGACATATTTTtctgataactttttacttttttctttaaAACTCTGTTCTCCTTCTCCACAATAACAAGTCGCTCCATAGAATTAATAACTCGTTACACATCCAATGCGTAATCATGATCATGGTTCAAATGATTGtcgcgagttttttttttgtattttcgtTAGCTAGGTGTGTTTCCCGATCGATGTCAACATTTCCCAATTCAACTTCTCCAGCAACATCAATTTCGTTATCCTCATATTCGTGGCCTAAATCCATTGGAGTTGCTTCTTCGTTCGATGAAACATATATTTCCATCGGAGTTGATATTACTGCTGCAGGATTAACTGGGAAAAGCGATGGAGCTGCGAAATGCCTTAAGCTAAAATGGATTTAATAGTTGGACATTGTTATCATTGTTCTTCTTGAGATTTATTTCTGTGATTTGTAAAAGCAGAGTTGGAAAAATGCTGATTTGACTGCTCTTATTGATCCCCGGGGTGACAAAACTTGGTCCAGGGTCTCACATCCTTAAACATAATTTAATATACGCACTtcattaaatgaaaataagattgGTAAACATCTTGTCAGTTCACTTTTAATTAAAgaaactgtttttggccatcgcCTTGTATGAGTTGTTTGCATGGTGCAATGGCTCAgctgtttttgttttattttattgacatttCTTCCAAAGATGATCGATTGAAATTAACAGTGTACTGGTTCGGTTTTTGTTCACTTGGGGCGCTTATCGTGTCTCCGTAAAATCATAGAAGTCGGGTATCTTGTTGCTTCTTGCCATCTTTGATTAAATAGCATCATATGTGACGAAATTTGTCTttcatatacgatatgtggttgaCTGCACAATCAGgagagaataacaaatttatatcaTATTGTGTTACAGAGCTCAACAGTTTTTCTATCATAGGCTGTTAAAAACTTggttcaggatgttgttaaaataactaaattttctaacaaaacaattaaacataactaattctgttataattttgttaagaaaaaaatgtgataataatttatcATAACTCAATTATATCAACGGCTGTTATAAATAACTGATGTTGTTACAATTATGTTATCATCTTGTTTTGCCTTCCTAGTCGGGTGGGCGCTTGCCCACAGTACAACCAGCTATTTATGgcttttaattatatttgactTCAGGGAATTAAAAAAACGTTTAAGCTCTTTTCGTGGAATGGAGATAAGATAAAACGTTTTAGAACTGTACATTTAATTTCACTACGGCAGTCtctagtgtctcgtacttgactcgacttaatggccgatgtccacgtatcGGTTTTtaaagctgcgtgcacgccgcgttcacgcaagaTACCCAGCATCAAATTGAGGAATGCAAACGTATGCTGGGTACTTTGCGTGCACGtagcttaaaaaaaaactttacgtgtGCATCTGCCCTAAGACTTACAGTTGAGgttaaaatacgtatctgtaaagactACAACGTGGTTCAGGGTATTGTTTCAAAGCTCGATGAAATATGTTATCACCTCTCAGACCCCGATGGCAgtgaaaaatcttaaaaaaatggcagagaaaaatctaaaaaaaaattggaccgATTTACAAGATTTTCTTACCAGTTGATCCGTCTTAGGGGCTGTGTTCGTATATAAAAAAGATAGAACATTTCGCTGGGAAgttgaacaaatgtaaaaattatACGTTTTTGTCAGTTGTGAAGAAATCCTTCAAGCTCAAACTGGAATCGATCTtgagtgcgacgctgcaatcgACTGAACGATTTACAGTTTTGACAAAAAACGAACAACCCCCGCGAAATCGGGCTATTTCGACTagtcttcttctatcttctctatataataaaaatgagtttgcgttACCTTTGAGGCACTATAACTTACGAACGGGTGTAACAATTTAcaagattttctcactaatcgatttgCCTTGGGCTCAGCTGTGTTTGTATACATGAAAAGATATATAATTATGCTGGGAAAAATGAACAAAAGCAAAAATACTACACGttcatgagttctgaagaaaaccaTCAAGCTTGAATTGAATTCGATCTAGAGGGCGACGCTGTAATCAACTAAACGATTGACAATTAGGTCGAAAAAACTAAaaacccgagcaagatcgggcaggttcgactagtctatctatataaaaattagtttgcttttcctttgaggcattaCTCACGAACTCAcgaactcacgaacgggttgaccgatttatACGGTTTtgtcactaatcgattcgtcttgggctCTGCTTGGGctataaacaaaaagttagtAAATGAAAAGAGTAATgttggaaaattgtgaaaatacaatATTTAGGCGAGTTGTGAAGACACCCAATACGATCGCgcaaaaaatgatctagagtgcggcgtcgcaatcaacgcagaaaatgtcattttgaacggaaaacGTGATGAACCTagtataaaaatgagtttgtatttctgatttgcaaaatgtcctcactaatcgattcgtcttgagatcagctgtgtttatatacATGAAAAGTAAGAACATTTCGCTGGGAAAGTTGAATAAATGTGAAAATACTACGTtttcatgagttctgaagagaaccatcaagctcgaactgaaatcgatctagagtgcgacgctgtAATCAGATAAAATATTGGCACTTCGATAAAAAATaacccgagcaagatcgggcTGATTCgtctagtaaaaaataaaataaataatcaaataatctaTCGTAATCCATATGGTTTAGGTATATAAAGCTATAtgatctatatatataaaaaccaatctatgtatgtatgttcgctaactacttctgaaccacttggccgatttcaaccaaatttggtacacacattctctatcctcggGGGAAGTTAACAAGGGGGGTGGGAGGTTCATttaggaaagggggaggggttttgtttagaaaacgaacaattatgtgtaactttcatctcccaggaccgatttcaaccaaattttgtacacatattcacgataaggaaacaatcatatgagagattttgggaaaggggagggtctggaggaggggtattgttcagaaaacgggtaatttagagtaaattctgaacccctgcaccgatttcaaccaaatttgatacacacattctctaccctaaagaaaagataacaaatggggtggggcggtcattgtaaaaagagggagggtatgggggaggggttgtctttataaaacgagcaattcagtgttactcccaacttccagtacccatatcaaccaaatattgtacacatattcactaagagaagtcgatcacatggaagtgtaatttgggaaagagggaggggtctggggaggggtattgttcagaaaacaggcaattcagtgtttcttttgaacccctggaccgctttcatccaaatttggtacacacattctctatcctaaggagaaaataacaaagggtgggatgatcattgggaaaagggagggtaaggggaagggttgtctttagaaaagagcaattcagtgtaacacccaactcccaggaccaatttcagccaaatttggtgcacacattttctattctaaggagaagataacaaagaaggtgggagggtcatttgggaaaagggaaagttatggggggaaggggttgtctttaaaaatgagcaattcagtgtaactcccaggataaattccaaccagatttggtacacttattctctatttttggaagatgtttattgaaaaggtagggccaaacaaagatataaaaatatattgatacaaaggttcaattctatgagcggtagatctacctctgtgggtttcgtgctacagcattggacattttaattctataatttacttttcagtccctagcaaagccggatacatatagctattagctatctatatatctcggatacttattcaacgtatgtgacgtatgtgattttgtaaacaaaaatttaaacgttgatttctgcaatctgatagcactcccacgcaaactatcgccacatacaggtagggggaggtttcggctacatgttcgttgtattggtttgcgtgggagtgtcatcatatttgacaaatcgacgtatgcatctttgtttacaaaatcacatacgtcgttttgaataagttgccgagatatataaaactcaatgtttgtatgtttgtgtgtgtgctccagcctaacttctgaacccattattgtattgtttagttatcgatcaattcaaccatttatcgaaatcatggtttgcccaacgtaaaaagcaatgattaatgtgtttccttctggatggtgaatgtgaatgtgaaatagacgtttgctcggaataaggcatcggttaattttttttcttctttagaaatagacgtttgcccggaatatggcgattatgggttcgctcctttccaaaatcagtcaatgttttcaaatgaaatctgccttcttttgatcaaatgatgaagtatcaataagaaaacacaattatcctgttgatcaattggtttattcgttttccgattgtgaaaaaactgcgaatcaaactggcaattccgagcaaggccgggtacatacagctagtatacttatatttatgaaaaaatcactttaaaggcctgtcataagacgagtttataccatcccattgaattccaccacttaagtggtggaattcaatgggatggtataaactcgtcttatgtcaggtgaaaacattccactaaaaagctcaacataattttcttatcacttTAAAGGGTCAATTTTCAAATCTCATTCGGCTTCCACGTATCGAATGATTTATTCTAAAATATCGCATACACGAACATAGGTACATGATCAAATAGACCTCAGCCaggtttttaaaatttgttctgcCGAAAAAATTCTGCTCGCAGAGGTCCAAAgtaaagacactatatacaaagacgCAAAATCTGAAAGTTTATGCAGCATCAGCGCAGCACTGCTGATGCTGCAAAGACTTTTCAAATTGGTCTAAAAGAGTTTCATAAATCAACAAA comes from Armigeres subalbatus isolate Guangzhou_Male chromosome 2, GZ_Asu_2, whole genome shotgun sequence and encodes:
- the LOC134216464 gene encoding uncharacterized protein LOC134216464, with protein sequence MGRKCEFYFCGNHQGIPGKLGKVSFYSFPKNQALCSLWVESCNSPEASEAFKSQGYHAFLNKKLCSDHFSLSSFRDSTNKNKGLVAGAVPSSRAKIDFENLSEDVPKNVVDGRDFSSEPNETTIEFIDGDDDFERESRTIVQDQLHGVMEIRPDNHTGTEDEAPPFRQFSDNPNKNTPPVVSSETSLRQSLKSRELTIKLLKQNMKSIRRQMFVQDQTSKRRLNASNRYKKLFFSLREEINVLKKKKNDNEKLGEQARRNPIILDTLKNAMRHPKARRYQPETKKFASGAYLSGPRTYRFVRRSKNFILPHKSTVYGYNKSIGILPGLNKTILMRMKCKARFIKPKRDKLVMVCLDGMSVKPELTYCAKSDIFYGFPFDGTERKIEKNNPQRLATEAVVMMTSGIYSRFKQPVGYLLAHNSLGSHVQMKFVEKSVMAIRKIGLIPIALVMDQCTTNQKMIREAGATHADPLINIGGEDIAIPYDTPHLLKTRGMLY